A DNA window from Macaca fascicularis isolate 582-1 chromosome 18, T2T-MFA8v1.1 contains the following coding sequences:
- the MC2R gene encoding adrenocorticotropic hormone receptor, with protein MKHIINSYENFNDTARNNSDCPRVVLPEEIFFTISIVGVLENLIVLLAVFKNKNLQAPMYFFICSLAISDMLGSLYKILENILIILRNMGYLKPRGSFETTADDIIDSLFVLSLLGSIFSLSVIAADRYITIFHALRYHSIVTMRRTVVVLAVIWTFCTASGITMVIFSHHVPTVITFTSLFPLMLVFILCLYVHMFLLARSHTRKISTLPRTNMKGAITLTILLGVFIFCWAPFVLHVLLMTFCPSNPYCACYMSLFQVNGMLIMCNAVIDPFIYAFRSPELRDAFTKMVFCSSTASRTDP; from the coding sequence ATGAAGCACATTATCAACTCGTATGAAAACTTCAATGACACAGCAAGAAATAATTCCGACTGTCCTCGTGTGGTTTTGCCGGAAGAGATATTCTTCACAATTTCCATTGTTGGAGTTTTGGAGAATCTGATCGTCCTGCTGGCTGTGTTCAAGAATAAGAATCTCCAGGCACCCATGTACTTTTTCATCTGTAGCTTGGCCATATCTGATATGCTGGGCAGCCTATATAAGATCTTGGAAAATATCCTGATCATATTGAGAAACATGGGCTATCTCAAGCCGCGTGGCAGTTTCGAAACCACAGCTGATGACATCATCGACTCCCTGTTTGTCCTCTCCCTGCTCGGGTCCATCTTCAGCCTGTCTGTGATTGCCGCCGACCGCTACATCACCATCTTCCACGCACTGCGGTACCACAGCATCGTGACCATGCGCCGCACTGTGGTGGTGCTTGCGGTCATCTGGACGTTCTGCACAGCGAGTGGCATCACCATGGTGATCTTCTCCCATCATGTGCCCACAGTGATCACCTTCACGTCGCTGTTCCCGCTGATGCTGGTCTTCATCCTGTGCCTCTACGTGCACATGTTCCTGCTGGCTCGCTCCCACACCAGGAAGATCTCCACCCTCCCCAGAACCAACATGAAAGGGGCCATCACACTGACCATCCTGCTCGGGGTCTTCATCTTCTGCTGGGCCCCCTTTGTCCTTCATGTCCTCTTAATGACATTCTGCCCAAGTAACCCCTACTGCGCCTGCTACATGTCCCTCTTCCAGGTGAACGGCATGTTGATCATGTGCAATGCCGTCATTGACCCCTTCATATACGCCTTCCGGAGCCCAGAGCTCAGGGACGCGTTCACAAAGATGGTCTTCTGCAGCAGTACTGCTAGCAGGACTGATCCCTGA